A region from the Treponema pallidum subsp. pallidum str. Nichols genome encodes:
- the dgcA gene encoding diguanylate cyclase DgcA yields the protein MKECVSKEKRIYDLKQLLEISKSLNSLLEFTHLVEAILYVAMAQTKTLGAALFTKKNAGMKKLSLSRNVCGFDVSHHAQLIISEEDPILRLLDEKACCLSPEEVQSALAPSKSVRSLLDLQPSLFVPLRAKDHLVGLILLGKKINVHEAYTPYDQSIIMDIAQLAAIAINNALLLEQATTDMMTQMKLKHYFFAMLTAKLDTLSTQETVSVLMLDIDFFKQINDTHGHLCGDLVLQHVAEIIRSCTRPCDIASRYGGEEFMLMLSNNSSREAAHVAERIRVATEQLTIPYHEVSIRVTVSAGVAEYLPNQESAETLIKRADSALYQAKQNGRNKVVISEKNMCSSQE from the coding sequence GTGAAAGAATGTGTTTCTAAAGAAAAGCGAATCTATGACCTCAAGCAGCTCCTAGAGATTTCTAAGAGTTTGAATTCTCTCCTTGAGTTTACTCACCTGGTAGAAGCCATCCTCTACGTCGCGATGGCCCAGACCAAGACGCTGGGGGCAGCGCTTTTCACCAAGAAAAACGCCGGTATGAAAAAATTGTCTTTGAGCCGCAATGTGTGCGGCTTTGACGTTTCCCACCATGCACAGCTGATAATCTCGGAAGAGGACCCTATTCTCAGACTTCTGGACGAAAAGGCCTGTTGTCTTTCTCCCGAAGAGGTACAGAGCGCGCTCGCCCCCTCAAAGAGCGTACGTTCGCTCCTTGACTTGCAACCTTCGCTCTTTGTTCCACTAAGAGCAAAGGACCACCTTGTTGGTCTTATCCTTTTAGGCAAGAAAATCAACGTACACGAAGCCTACACTCCCTACGATCAGAGCATCATCATGGATATTGCACAGCTTGCTGCTATTGCCATCAACAATGCGTTACTGCTTGAGCAAGCTACCACTGACATGATGACCCAGATGAAGCTCAAACACTACTTCTTTGCCATGCTCACCGCGAAGCTCGATACACTCAGTACACAAGAGACCGTATCTGTTCTCATGCTTGATATCGACTTTTTCAAACAGATCAACGACACGCACGGTCATCTGTGTGGCGATCTAGTTCTCCAACATGTGGCAGAAATTATTCGATCCTGCACCCGTCCATGCGACATCGCCTCTCGCTATGGGGGAGAAGAATTTATGCTCATGCTATCCAACAACTCGTCTCGGGAAGCTGCGCACGTTGCAGAACGCATTCGCGTGGCAACCGAGCAATTGACCATCCCCTACCATGAGGTATCAATTCGAGTCACTGTTTCTGCAGGCGTCGCAGAATACCTTCCTAACCAAGAATCCGCCGAAACACTGATAAAGCGTGCAGACAGTGCGCTGTATCAAGCCAAACAAAATGGCAGAAACAAAGTCGTCATCTCAGAGAAAAACATGTGCTCATCTCAGGAATAA